A portion of the Girardinichthys multiradiatus isolate DD_20200921_A chromosome 23, DD_fGirMul_XY1, whole genome shotgun sequence genome contains these proteins:
- the rpl39 gene encoding 60S ribosomal protein L39 encodes MSSHKTFRIKRFLAKKQKQNRPIPQWIRMKTGNKIRYNSKRRHWRRTKLGL; translated from the exons ATG tcgTCCCACAAGACTTTCAGAATCAAGCGCTTTCTGGCCaagaagcagaaacagaacCGGCCGATTCCTCAGTGGATCAGAATGAAGACCGGCAACAAGATCAG GTACAACTCCAAGAGGAGACACTGGAGGAGGACCAAACTCGGGCTGTAA
- the ndufa1 gene encoding NADH dehydrogenase [ubiquinone] 1 alpha subcomplex subunit 1: MWYEILPGLGLMTVCMILPGIVTTHIHKFTNGGKEKRIARIPWQWYLLERDRRVSGTGQYFNSKGLENIK; this comes from the exons ATGTGGTATGAAATCCTCCCCGGCCTCGGCCTTATGACCGTGTGCATGATTCTTCCGGGCATTGTGACCACACACATCCACAAGTTCACCAACGGAGGAAAG GAGAAGAGGATCGCACGGATTCCGTGGCAGTGGTATCTGCTGGAGAGGGACCGGAGGGTGTCAGGAACGGGTCAATACTTTAACTCCAAG GGACTCGAGAACATCAAATGA
- the pttg1 gene encoding securin gives MENIIFAEQENARLHGPSQFMRPRLKSAPEKLLKSPMTAKAITTPQSSGRRAFGMVNKKISTPVVNAQEKKLLKPQEMKVKPAPFFKVEEYPEIEQFIPYDPLEFQRYSVPEDLVPLSCLALPGLASFTHKLPDLDEEELEELPNLSPQKMSERSDNCRELAAFLRTLDELTVELPSESEF, from the exons ATGGAGAACATAATCTTTGCAGAGCAAGAAAATGCACGTCTTCATGGACCTTCGCAGTTTATGCGACCACGACTTAAATCTGCTCCAg AGAAACTACTGAAATCTCCCATGACTGCCAAAGCTATTACTACACCACAGTCATCTGGTCGTAGGGCTTTTGGAATGGTGAACAAAAAGATTTCAACCCCAGTGGTCAACGCACAGGAGAAGAAACTCCTAAAGCCACAG GAAATGAAAGTGAAGCCGGCTCCTTTCTTCAAAGTGGAGGAATATCCAGAAATTGAGCAGTTTATCCCTTACGACCCATTAG AGTTTCAGAGGTACAGCGTACCTGAAGATTTGGTTCCTCTTAGTTGCTTGGCTCTACCTGGATTGGCAAGTTTTACACACAAACTTCCCGATCTGGATGAGGAAGAGCTGGAAGAGCTCCCAAACCTTTCGCCTCAGAAGATGTCCGAGCGTTCAG ATAACTGCAGGGAGCTGGCTGCGTTTCTTCGAACGCTGGATGAACTGACTGTTGAACTTCCTTCAGAATCTGAGTTTTAA
- the upf3b gene encoding regulator of nonsense transcripts 3B isoform X3, with translation MKEDKENTRPTEKKVEIKCEDGEKTEKCKEKKEAMTKIVIRRLPPSLTKEELEEQLQPLPEVDYMEFFSNDTSLFPHLFARAYISFKNQEDIVLFRDRFDGYVFIDNRGQEYPAIVEFAPFQKTAKKRSKKKDSKSGTITEDPDYKRFLEYYNGDEEKLTSTPETLLEEIEARSKELEGKRTTPLLDFLKNKQRMREEKKEERRRRELERKRLRDEERRKWREEERRKRKEVEKMKRLEKPLENKDKDKDQIKEEPKIKLLKKPDKSDDGDYEKPKEKFKKPEKPHREDRSSGSADHKRRQNFENKEDRERKGNGDGRKEFRERDVDRGREREKERERRLREKERIQRHDEERRRRREQQDGENTSRKREDEIKKQKALEKRRSENSADSPHSEKVEKPARENKKEESSKRERVRNKDRPAIQLYQPGARSRNRTAGGGAESSSADRIPDVDGESHFKRYCHVTSMLA, from the exons ATGAAGGAAGACAAGGAAAACACTCGACCGACGGAGAAAAAAGTGGAGATAAAGTGTGAAGATGGAGAGAAGACGGAGAAGTGTAAAGAGAAGAAGGAGGCCATGACAAAG ATTGTGATCAGAAGATTACCTCCTAGTCTGACTAAAGAAGAGTTGGAGGAGCAGCTGCAGCCTCTTCCAGAGGTGGACTACATGGAGTTTTTCTCCAACGACACCAG CCTTTTCCCCCATCTCTTCGCAAGGGCTTACATCAGTTTCAAAAATCAGGAGGACATTGTTCTCTTCAGGGATCGATTTGATGGATATGTGTTCATAGATAACAGAG GGCAGGAATATCCTGCTATAGTTGAGTTTGCACCTTTCCAGAAGACAGCCAAGAAAAGAAGTAAGAAGAAAGATTCAAAATCTGGAACGATTACTGAAG ATCCTGATTACAAAAGGTTTCTTGAATATTACAATGGTGATGAAGAGAAGCTGACATCCACACCTGAGACTCTGTTAGAGGAGATCGAGGCGAGATCGAAGGAACTTGAAG GCAAAAGAACAACTCCTCTCCTGGACTTCCTGAAGAATAAACAG AGAATGAGGGAAGAAAAGAAGGAGGAGAGAAGAAGGAGGGAGCTTGAGCGAAAGCGTCTGCGTGACGAAGAGCGTCGCAAGTGGAGggaagaggagaggaggaaacgAAAAGAGGtagagaaaatgaaaagactCGAGAAACCATtggaaaataaagataaagacaAGGACCAGATTAAAGAAGAACCAAAAATTAAG CTCCTGAAGAAGCCAGACAAAAGTGATGATGGAGATTATGAAAAGCCCAAGGAGAAGTTCAAGAAACCAGAAAAGCCACATAGAGAGGACAGATCCTCAGGAAGCGCCGATCATAAGAGGAGGCAGAACTTTGAAAACAAGGAGGATCGAGAAAGAAA AGGGAACGGAGACGGGAGGAAGGAGTTCAGGGAGCGCGACGTGGACCGGGGCAGGGAGCGTGAGAAGGAGCGGGAGCGTCGGCTGAGGGAGAAGGAGCGCATCCAACGGCATGACGAGGAGCGGCGGAGACGGAGGGAACAGCAGGACGGAGAGAACACGTCCAGAAAACGAGAGGatgagattaaaaaacaaaaggccTTGGAGAAGAGGAGGAGCGAAAACTCTGCAGATTCCCCTCACTCTGAGAAGGTGGAGAAACCTGCCAGAGAGAACAAGAAGGAGGAGAGCAGTAAAAGGGAGAGAGTACGTAATAAG GACCGGCCTGCCATTCAGCTGTACCAGCCAGGGGCCAGGAGCCGCAACCGTACTGCAGGAGGAGGAGCCGAATCCAGCTCTGCTGACAGGATACCAGATG TTGATGGAGAAAGCCATTTCAAACGGTACTGCCATGTGACATCTATGCTTGCATGA
- the upf3b gene encoding regulator of nonsense transcripts 3B isoform X1, giving the protein MKEDKENTRPTEKKVEIKCEDGEKTEKCKEKKEAMTKIVIRRLPPSLTKEELEEQLQPLPEVDYMEFFSNDTSLFPHLFARAYISFKNQEDIVLFRDRFDGYVFIDNRGQEYPAIVEFAPFQKTAKKRSKKKDSKSGTITEDPDYKRFLEYYNGDEEKLTSTPETLLEEIEARSKELEGKRTTPLLDFLKNKQRMREEKKEERRRRELERKRLRDEERRKWREEERRKRKEVEKMKRLEKPLENKDKDKDQIKEEPKIKLLKKPDKSDDGDYEKPKEKFKKPEKPHREDRSSGSADHKRRQNFENKEDRERKGNGDGRKEFRERDVDRGREREKERERRLREKERIQRHDEERRRRREQQDGENTSRKREDEIKKQKALEKRRSENSADSPHSEKVEKPARENKKEESSKRERVRNKDRPAIQLYQPGARSRNRTAGGGAESSSADRIPDEKGNPLLCRTTVVLKSLHTPDTMAGFLDIKKCVHDESF; this is encoded by the exons ATGAAGGAAGACAAGGAAAACACTCGACCGACGGAGAAAAAAGTGGAGATAAAGTGTGAAGATGGAGAGAAGACGGAGAAGTGTAAAGAGAAGAAGGAGGCCATGACAAAG ATTGTGATCAGAAGATTACCTCCTAGTCTGACTAAAGAAGAGTTGGAGGAGCAGCTGCAGCCTCTTCCAGAGGTGGACTACATGGAGTTTTTCTCCAACGACACCAG CCTTTTCCCCCATCTCTTCGCAAGGGCTTACATCAGTTTCAAAAATCAGGAGGACATTGTTCTCTTCAGGGATCGATTTGATGGATATGTGTTCATAGATAACAGAG GGCAGGAATATCCTGCTATAGTTGAGTTTGCACCTTTCCAGAAGACAGCCAAGAAAAGAAGTAAGAAGAAAGATTCAAAATCTGGAACGATTACTGAAG ATCCTGATTACAAAAGGTTTCTTGAATATTACAATGGTGATGAAGAGAAGCTGACATCCACACCTGAGACTCTGTTAGAGGAGATCGAGGCGAGATCGAAGGAACTTGAAG GCAAAAGAACAACTCCTCTCCTGGACTTCCTGAAGAATAAACAG AGAATGAGGGAAGAAAAGAAGGAGGAGAGAAGAAGGAGGGAGCTTGAGCGAAAGCGTCTGCGTGACGAAGAGCGTCGCAAGTGGAGggaagaggagaggaggaaacgAAAAGAGGtagagaaaatgaaaagactCGAGAAACCATtggaaaataaagataaagacaAGGACCAGATTAAAGAAGAACCAAAAATTAAG CTCCTGAAGAAGCCAGACAAAAGTGATGATGGAGATTATGAAAAGCCCAAGGAGAAGTTCAAGAAACCAGAAAAGCCACATAGAGAGGACAGATCCTCAGGAAGCGCCGATCATAAGAGGAGGCAGAACTTTGAAAACAAGGAGGATCGAGAAAGAAA AGGGAACGGAGACGGGAGGAAGGAGTTCAGGGAGCGCGACGTGGACCGGGGCAGGGAGCGTGAGAAGGAGCGGGAGCGTCGGCTGAGGGAGAAGGAGCGCATCCAACGGCATGACGAGGAGCGGCGGAGACGGAGGGAACAGCAGGACGGAGAGAACACGTCCAGAAAACGAGAGGatgagattaaaaaacaaaaggccTTGGAGAAGAGGAGGAGCGAAAACTCTGCAGATTCCCCTCACTCTGAGAAGGTGGAGAAACCTGCCAGAGAGAACAAGAAGGAGGAGAGCAGTAAAAGGGAGAGAGTACGTAATAAG GACCGGCCTGCCATTCAGCTGTACCAGCCAGGGGCCAGGAGCCGCAACCGTACTGCAGGAGGAGGAGCCGAATCCAGCTCTGCTGACAGGATACCAGATG AGAAGGGAAATCCGCTGCTGTGCAGAACTACCGTGGTTCTCAAAAGTCTACACACACCTGATACCATGGCAGGTTTTttagatataaaaaaatgtgtccATGATGAATCCTTTTAA
- the sowahd gene encoding ankyrin repeat domain-containing protein SOWAHD: protein MYDSESACVGSEPTVCNTDAPSRTPAQSSVVERLSRYGMQVMPGSSQRRSRLQRQQEVSDGSAPEGLCRDAPERESIPPTLRKKYLKDLILSRSSNSVLQCSQTQNPSLEEDTDWALYPMEHAWMLLAVEGNYETILDFISEDPQLLTRRDFISGYSVLHWLAKRGQDEILLKLLRFVDGAGIAVNVNLRGSGGLTPLHVASMHGQFMVIKLLVGAFGADVDAMDYNGKRPWQYLKEDAPLEMKELLGTWDDEHSCGCAQHFNKNVNNNCAGAVNFAACDKVDGADTEEVNYFDRTKKGSWRFGSLRKLITSFSFVGNKS from the coding sequence ATGTACGACAGTGAATCGGCCTGTGTTGGATCGGAACCAACTGTCTGTAATACCGACGCCCCCAGCAGGACACCCGCACAGAGCTCCGTTGTGGAGCGGCTGTCTCGGTATGGCATGCAGGTCATGCCCGGATCATCCCAGCGTAGGTCGAGGCTCCAGAGGCAGCAAGAAGTCAGCGACGGCTCCGCTCCGGAAGGACTCTGCAGGGACGCTCCGGAGAGGGAGTCGATCCCACCGACTCTGCGTAAAAAGTACCTGAAAGACTTGATCCTGAGCCGGTCATCTAACAGCGTGCTGCAGTGCTCACAGACTCAGAACCCGTCCCTTGAAGAGGACACGGACTGGGCTCTGTATCCCATGGAGCACGCCTGGATGCTCCTAGCGGTGGAGGGGAACTATGAGACCATCCTGGACTTTATCTCCGAGGACCCTCAGCTGCTAACCAGGAGGGACTTCATCAGCGGATACTCGGTCCTGCACTGGCTGGCCAAGAGAGGACAGGACGAGATTCTGCTGAAGCTCCTGCGGTTCGTGGACGGAGCGGGCATCGCTGTGAACGTGAACCTGCGGGGCAGCGGCGGGCTCACCCCGCTGCACGTCGCCAGCATGCACGGCCAGTTCATGGTCATCAAGCTGCTGGTCGGGGCTTTCGGTGCCGATGTGGACGCCATGGACTACAACGGCAAGAGACCCTGGCAGTATCTGAAGGAGGACGCCCCGCTGGAGATGAAGGAGCTGCTGGGAACCTGGGACGACGAACACAGCTGCGGGTGTGCGCAACATTTTAATAAGAACGTCAACAACAACTGCGCTGGCGCAGTGAACTTTGCCGCATGTGATAAGGTGGATGGCGCAGACACCGAAGAAGTAAATTACTTTGACAGAACCAAGAAAGGCAGCTGGAGATTTGGTTCTTTAAGGAAGCTCATAACCTCCTTTTCATTTGTTGGAAACAAGTCTTGA
- the upf3b gene encoding regulator of nonsense transcripts 3B isoform X2, with translation MKEDKENTRPTEKKVEIKCEDGEKTEKCKEKKEAMTKIVIRRLPPSLTKEELEEQLQPLPEVDYMEFFSNDTSLFPHLFARAYISFKNQEDIVLFRDRFDGYVFIDNRGQEYPAIVEFAPFQKTAKKRSKKKDSKSGTITEDPDYKRFLEYYNGDEEKLTSTPETLLEEIEARSKELEGKRTTPLLDFLKNKQRMREEKKEERRRRELERKRLRDEERRKWREEERRKRKEVEKMKRLEKPLENKDKDKDQIKEEPKIKLLKKPDKSDDGDYEKPKEKFKKPEKPHREDRSSGSADHKRRQNFENKEDRERKGNGDGRKEFRERDVDRGREREKERERRLREKERIQRHDEERRRRREQQDGENTSRKREDEIKKQKALEKRRSENSADSPHSEKVEKPARENKKEESSKRERVRNKDRPAIQLYQPGARSRNRTAGGGAESSSADRIPDEKGNPLLCRTTVVLKSLHTPDTMLMEKAISNGTAM, from the exons ATGAAGGAAGACAAGGAAAACACTCGACCGACGGAGAAAAAAGTGGAGATAAAGTGTGAAGATGGAGAGAAGACGGAGAAGTGTAAAGAGAAGAAGGAGGCCATGACAAAG ATTGTGATCAGAAGATTACCTCCTAGTCTGACTAAAGAAGAGTTGGAGGAGCAGCTGCAGCCTCTTCCAGAGGTGGACTACATGGAGTTTTTCTCCAACGACACCAG CCTTTTCCCCCATCTCTTCGCAAGGGCTTACATCAGTTTCAAAAATCAGGAGGACATTGTTCTCTTCAGGGATCGATTTGATGGATATGTGTTCATAGATAACAGAG GGCAGGAATATCCTGCTATAGTTGAGTTTGCACCTTTCCAGAAGACAGCCAAGAAAAGAAGTAAGAAGAAAGATTCAAAATCTGGAACGATTACTGAAG ATCCTGATTACAAAAGGTTTCTTGAATATTACAATGGTGATGAAGAGAAGCTGACATCCACACCTGAGACTCTGTTAGAGGAGATCGAGGCGAGATCGAAGGAACTTGAAG GCAAAAGAACAACTCCTCTCCTGGACTTCCTGAAGAATAAACAG AGAATGAGGGAAGAAAAGAAGGAGGAGAGAAGAAGGAGGGAGCTTGAGCGAAAGCGTCTGCGTGACGAAGAGCGTCGCAAGTGGAGggaagaggagaggaggaaacgAAAAGAGGtagagaaaatgaaaagactCGAGAAACCATtggaaaataaagataaagacaAGGACCAGATTAAAGAAGAACCAAAAATTAAG CTCCTGAAGAAGCCAGACAAAAGTGATGATGGAGATTATGAAAAGCCCAAGGAGAAGTTCAAGAAACCAGAAAAGCCACATAGAGAGGACAGATCCTCAGGAAGCGCCGATCATAAGAGGAGGCAGAACTTTGAAAACAAGGAGGATCGAGAAAGAAA AGGGAACGGAGACGGGAGGAAGGAGTTCAGGGAGCGCGACGTGGACCGGGGCAGGGAGCGTGAGAAGGAGCGGGAGCGTCGGCTGAGGGAGAAGGAGCGCATCCAACGGCATGACGAGGAGCGGCGGAGACGGAGGGAACAGCAGGACGGAGAGAACACGTCCAGAAAACGAGAGGatgagattaaaaaacaaaaggccTTGGAGAAGAGGAGGAGCGAAAACTCTGCAGATTCCCCTCACTCTGAGAAGGTGGAGAAACCTGCCAGAGAGAACAAGAAGGAGGAGAGCAGTAAAAGGGAGAGAGTACGTAATAAG GACCGGCCTGCCATTCAGCTGTACCAGCCAGGGGCCAGGAGCCGCAACCGTACTGCAGGAGGAGGAGCCGAATCCAGCTCTGCTGACAGGATACCAGATG AGAAGGGAAATCCGCTGCTGTGCAGAACTACCGTGGTTCTCAAAAGTCTACACACACCTGATACCATG TTGATGGAGAAAGCCATTTCAAACGGTACTGCCATGTGA